The Mobula birostris isolate sMobBir1 chromosome 16, sMobBir1.hap1, whole genome shotgun sequence genome contains the following window.
CCCCCTCCAACCCGAGAGTAGCCTCATTGTGGATGTACAGGAGGCTATGGATTGACATGATGGAACGGGAATAGGGAGTGGAACTAAAATGGTCGGCCACAGGAAATCCTCCTTGTTGCGGATGCACCAAAGATGCCTGGTAAAGCGGTCCCCCTGATCATTGGGTCTCACGATTTTAACCAGTTCATTAAACCATCCTGCTACTTTCAGTGATCTGTAAgtgtacaaaaaaaaaaaagcccTTTAGCTCCTCCACTGACAACCAGAATATCTATATCCCGAAGCTCTTATCCACACTGTCAAACACAGGGCCGGTGGTGGCTATATTTTAGAAATAAAAACAGCTCGTTTTCTGTACACCCTGGACAACCCGGTGTTCAGAAAGATGCTGTTTACAAGAAACAACACTTAATCAAGGGAAAAGCAGTCGAGTTTGTCCTGGACCACTTAACCCTTGGCAGCCTCCAGCAATCGGTCCCATTATTTAAGCTTTGAAAGtggaagatgctggaaatgcacagcaggCCCATAAGAAACAGATTACCATTCAGACTAGAATCCAGCAGCAGAAGTAATAACACGTCCATCAAAGGTTGTAAATGACTAGCACATATAGTGAAATATTAACTTGTACTTACTTTCGCTTTCAAGGGCTGACACATCTGCTGTGCTActcgaatttttttttttaaaagcatttACATGTCCCTGCCACACATCTTTAAAAATTTGTATCAGAAATACAATATGCTGATTTTTTATTATTGAAGAAACTAACCGATACCTCACTCAACACATAATACAGTCCTAGGTACAAGAGAACTCATGGAATGTGTGCTAAAATAAATACATGctaatatttatgtatttatgcaaattttattccatatccatacttaaTCATCATAAATAATATTAACAGTACTAATAAATAATAACTATCCAGGACTCTTCATACCATGTTCCTGatactgcttatttattattattatttattttttattttgtatttgcatagtttgttgtcttttgcacattgattgtttgtttgtccatcttttcaGTGGGGTCTTTCGttcattctattatggttcttaggTTTACTCTGTATcccccacaagaaaacaaatctcaggggttgtaaatggtgagaTACGTGtacgtactttgaaaataaatttacattaaacatttaagcttttaactttgaacacctaactttatttttttacataATTCTTTATCGAATGCTGTTGATTTTTGTTGCATGGTGCACCctggccaacacaccacagcaaattcttaactcatcaaagtcaaagtaaattatcaacGTATGTACTTACTCATTCGGTATtcggtatacctgtacacctgctcattcatataaatatctaatcagccaatggtGTGGCAAtgcctaaaagcatgcagacatggtcacgaggttcagttgttgttcggaccaaagatcagaatgaggaaagaaatgtgatccaagtgactttggccgtggaatgattggtgtcagacagggtgatttgaggtattttagaaactgctgatccccagggaatttccatgcacaacagtctctagagttttcagagaatgaTGAGAAAAAGcaaatacattttcttgcaggcattcacatttgATAGaataaaacacaatagaatcaataatatACTGATTGATAGTCTTTCACGGAGGATGATGGCGTGTACGCTATGGGTCAGTCCATACTGGAGtgacctctccagggcacaagcctgggcagaaggtatggagatcctgggatgcccagttgtcaagatcccccccctcagcctcaccagtgtagtccaaaggaaagcttatgaagtaatacgtttggcaccagcatGGCTGCAGGAAGGATGTTCAGTGACATCCACTCCGGGttttctgtctgggtttactcctgtagccttcatctctcccgagactgcccacaaggcagtggggctattacctatagctggggatctggttcacgagcaccagggcgtgtccacgcaccagtgggcctgcgtgctacgtgtgcaggggccagacctcctccccgtcctctgtagctCAGCCTGAGGTCTGAAAGGAattcagtttccgtgtgtcgcCAGCAAGGAGGCACTATTCGTTGTTAGCATTAACAACCACACAATCTaacgatgtgctgggggcaacgcacacaaaatgctggaggaactcagcaggccaggcagcatctgtggaaaaaagtacagtagaTGTTTCCGGTcgaaaaccctttggcaggactctacttttttccatagttcctccagcattttgtgtgtgttgctcagatttccagcatccgcagattttctcttgtatgtgctggaggcagctcgCGAGTGGTGCCAACATGGCATAcgcacaatgcttggcagaacagcacaagcagcaacaacaacaagagcagtatgaaaaacaaaacagaacagtaaCAGCAAGTCTAGCTCCTTTCCTCCCAACCCACTCAACACACACAGCCAGACCTCCAGCCCCAGGATAGGCTACCTCTGGGCCTCCGACCTCTCGCTTCTGGCCCAGATTCACAGGCTCATCAACATTGGGCCTCTGACTCGCAGACTGGCCAGAGAATATCAGCTCACAACACCCAGAGCTGAACGTCACAGCAACGAGTGGCCACACTGCTCACTCCGGCCCACCCAGCAGCAGGCCTCGAGGGCagccacccctcctcacccactgAGCTGTAGGACCCTTTACGGTTTGGGGACACCAGCACACAACAGGGATCTCATCAGGTTCTTCGCGCCCAGTTTGCTGGCACAGCAGCGGAGGGGGTGGAGGTTCCTTGGCACAGCACAAGGAGGTGCACGTCAGTACGATGCCATGACTGTTGGATCTGGAGGCCCAGGAGCATTATTGCAATTCTCTGTGTCGCTCTGAGTGCTTTAATGGAGAACCAGGGGAGAGCAGCCCAAACCTTGCTAACATATTTTTCATGAGATGTTGAACCAAAGCTCCCTCCCTCTGTAAGGATCCATGACTCTACTTCAAAGTTCCAGCCAAAATATTGCCCTTAGCAACAGGATGAGACTGTCAATGGcaacatttattgtccatctctaTTTGCCCCTGAACTGAACTGGCTACCAAGAATGAACgggaacattacagcacactaCAGTCCCTTCACCCCACAATGTTGAGTGAACCTTGTAACCAACTCCAAGGTCTGTTATGAGACGCACCCAGCCACGCCAGCTTCCGGGGTTTAGACGCCCCTTTAAGGCTTCAAGACTGTCCCAATAATTGGCAACcatgttttgggcaccaagaaatgagtatttaaagagcacctggaTGGAGCCTCAGTGCTCAGTCTACTCATGGTATCATCTAGTGTTTGTCTTATGCTCGGTTCTCGATCCACTTTGATACCGTGTCTCGATCCTACCCTCAGAGATCCAGCGTTTTGGTCCAAAAGGAATCTCAGTACAATTGAGCCAGGATGGACTCTACAGGGTAGCAGAGTCTTTTGTCCACCGTGGCCAACCACAGCGAGGAGATTTCCAGACAGAGCTTGGAGATTCACGACTTCCAGGTAGCTGTTTGTCAAATTTCACAAGAAGGAAGTCAGAGTCGCTCGTGAGAGCCAGTTGGTCGCCCTGCAGAGCCAGTGCATCTTTCTACCCCAGACAGATTCGATGGTGGCCCAGGTTCTGGCTGCAGCTTCCCCGTCCAATGCTCATTAGTGTCTgaactccagctgccatttttcCCTTTGCAGTGCAGAAAGGCTCCTATCCTTATCTCTCAACTGACTGGAAGAGCTTTGCACTGGGTCACCGCACATTGGGAACATACTGTAGGTCGGAGATTTGCTTGGATTCAGAGGAATCCATGGTCACCATGAACACTCTGCTGGAGCCAGACAAGCCTTGGATTGCCTGATGAAGATTTGACAGGGTGGACAGTCAACAGCCAACTACGTGGTCAAATTTCGGACCTTGGCCAAAGAGAGTGGTGGGACAGGGAGGCTTGGGCCACTCTGTATCACCACGGACTCCGAGATGAACTGAAGGAGGCCCTCGCCTTGGGAGAGCCAGCAGAGAACTTAGAGGTTCTGGCTGATCAGTTCATTTGTCTCGATAATCAACTGGCAGAGCAAAAGTGGGACTACTTCAGGTGGTGGAAGAGAGCGGGTCCGAGTCCGGTCCCAAAGAGTCGCAGTTCCGCTCCCCAACCTCGGATCATAACCAGCCCGTCACCTGCTGAAGATCCTGTCGAGCCCACGTAGGTCAGCTGCACTAGACTCTCCGCTGATGAGAGATCCCAGCGTCGGAGTAAAGGTTGCTGCTTTTACTGCAGGGGAGTGGGTCACCTGTGGGCCGAATGTCCTGGGTTGTAACCATCGGGAAAACAGCTAAGACTGCCCTAAATGgtgattcctttgcttgcatcttcagaaacagatctatctccatctttaatatctctattttcccctttcagggtttTTTTGAAGACCTTGACTTGGAGTTACGCACTGAATTCGGTTcgttgcaggaatgggacctgctctccgGGTTTCACGATGGGCtgttattcgacatgccaaggatGTGACCGAAGAACTTAGCTTGTTTTCAGAGGGCcaggatctcgtggctctggagatgggcggatcgaaggcaggaaattggtgtGTTTCAAGGAAGTCAGAGGActtctggctgtgtgcccagagacccaagatctttgggcacagaactcAGAAAAAACGaccaatggacttttaacatcataaaccagcgagttgttcattatgtctctcctctcactgtgaaatggagacatctctttctcccttattagggagagagagagcctgaggtattttgaataccgggtgaatgagtagtctttggagtactgcaagtccacGTCtctgttgttgctttgctgcacacttgagtgcttggtggtgggtgctgatctTTTTTCTTAccggtggtgggaggggagatcgttgctttgctgctgctcacgcgtggggggggggactttggggttctaacatttaactgtcattcattctttgggggcacgcctctgttttcgtggatgtttgcaaagaaaaagcatttcaggatgtatattgtatacatttctatgACATTAAACGTACCTTTGAAACCATCTGTAATCCCTGACTGCCGTTGTCTGAGGGTACAGATGAAgatttggactctgatttggccactgtTTCTGCGAATGAGTTTTGTGAACCTAGGGAGGGGGTCTGTCGAATCACCCTATCCCCGGAGAAGCCTCAGGGGTCGTCCCTGAAGGAAGGTCTGGAGGAGATTGCAACATCCAAACCGGTCAAAATCCTTTCCACCTACAAGGGCTTGGAGGAGGTCTTCAGCAAAGGAAAGACCTCGACTCTTCCACCACACCAACCCTATGACTGTGCTATAGACCTACTGCCTGGTACCTGTCCTCCGTGGGACTGATTGTACATGCTCACAGGCCCAGAGAGAAGCACAAAGGAAGATTACATAAAAGAAGCTCTTGCCGTGGGCTTCATTTGGCCCTCCACCTCACCAGCCGGCGCAGCCATCTTCTTCGTACATAAGGAAGATTGAAACCTGTGACTAAGCATTGAATATCTGGATTAGACCACATAACAGCCAAAAGTCGCTACCCCCTTCCACTCATGATTATGCCCTTTGAGATGCCCCAAGAGGCAAGAGTATTGATGAAGTTAGACCTGCAGGGTGGATACAGTCTGGTCCATATAAAGGAGGTTGATGAGCAGAAAACTACATTCAATGCACAGGGCACTATGAGTATTCGGGGTTGCCCTTTGGTCTCGTGAATGCTCTAGCAGTGTTTCAAGCCTTTATAAACAACGTGGTCTGGGAGATTCTCTATAAGTATACCTTCGTGTACTTGAATGATATCCTAATCTTCTCgaagtccatggaggagcatATCACTCGCGTCAGAGATATCTTAATGAGGCTTCCAGACCACGGACTTTATGTTAAGCGGGAGAAATGTGAATTTCACACAGCCATCACTTCATCTTTGGGTTCCATCATCTccaatggcaatctcaagatggacccCACGAAGCCCCAGGCAGTCAGAGACCGGCCACAACCATCCAGTGTCAAACAGGTCCAACAAttcctggggtttgcaaacttttacCAGAAGTTCATCGGGAACTTCAGCTCGGTGGCAGCTCCACTGACGGCGCTAACTAAGAAATCCAAGGGCTCTTTTGTCTGGATGACTAAAGTGGAGGCTGCTTTAGCAGAACTTAAAGAGTGGTTCACATCAGCTTCCACCTTGGTGACTCCAGACCCCgaccttcccttcatcatggAGGTGGACACCTCACACATTGGAGTGGCTGCAGTGCTGTCTCAATGATCACCTTTGGACGGTAAACTAAACCCATGTGCACTCTTCTCCAGGCAGCTATccctggcagggagagactatGGCATCGGGAATTGGGAGCTTCTTGCAGTTAAGTTAGCTTTGGAGGAATGGCGTCACTGGCTGGAGAGGGCCAGGAACCCTGTTGTAGTTtggacagaccacaagaacctggcgtatattcaggaggccaagagacTGAATTCCAGACAGGCCAGATGGTCTTTGTTCTTTAACCACATTAACTTCATCCTGACCTATTGTCTAGGGTCAAAAATCCAGAATCCAGGTGCCTTGTCCTGTTAGCTTGACAAACCAGAACAAGAGGGGCAGCCTACCACTATTTTGCCCCAAGCCAGGGTAGTAACGCCAATTCATTGCCCCAAGCCAGGGTGATAATGCCAATTCATTGCCCCAAGCCAGGGTAGTAACACCAATTCATTGCCCCAAGCCAGGATGGTAATGCCAATTCATTGCCCCAAGCCAGGGTGATAATGCCAATTCATTGCCCCAAGCCAGGGTGGTAACGCCAATTCATTGCCCCAAGCCAGGGTGGTAACGCCAATTCATTGCTCCAAGCCAGGGTGGTAATGCCAGTTCATTGCCCCAAGCCAGGGTGGTAACGCCAATTCGTTGCCCCAAGCCAGGGTGGTAATGCCAGTTCATTACCCCAAGCCAGGGTGGTAATGCCAATTCATTGGGGAATCGACACTCTTATTTGCAAGGCCCAACTGCAAAGGGGAGATTCCTAATACTCCAATGGGGTTGCACCAGCTCTAACTCTCTCGTCTGAATAGCTGGCACGACCCTTTAAGCGTTCAGGACCATCCTGcttattcaagtttattgtcttttaaCTATATACACGGATATAATGTGTATAAAAATGAGACATATcctcaaaccagggtgtaaagcacattaGTACACACAACCCATATAACATAAAATAACCTATGAAGGTAAGAATAAAATCtatagatgaatcacacataaataacaaattaaagtgcattaatattaaatattgtaaggtatggaacgTATTAATCAGTGACACTTCCAATacaatgcagcagggagttcaggggcctaatggcctgagggaagaaactgtttttcattcttgcttttatgcatcgtagtctccaGTCTGATGGTGGAAAGTCAGAgacgatgctggatggatgggtgggacgCTTAATAATACCAAGGGCTCTGCATATACAGCGCTCCTGATTAATGTcctcgatggatggtagggagacccctgtgaTCTTCTCAGCTGTTATCACAGTCCTTCCTAGAGTCTTCTGGTCCGAAGCTCGACTATTCTCATACCAGGTGGAGATGCatcttgtcaggatgctctcacgctctcgatggtgctcctgtaaaacacagttaagatggggAGGGAAacccttgcttgcctcaatcttcctAGCAAGTGGAggaactgctgtgccttcttgctcatggaggtgatattgagggaccaggtgaggtcatctgtgatgtgaactcccaggaacttggtgcacttaacctTCTCTACGAAGGAGCCATGTGTtcgcagagggggatggttcatctgcaccttcctgaagtccacaatgatttccttttccttcttcatgTCCAGGCTTAGGTTTCATGTTGGCAGTCATGTTTTGGGAGCCAAGAAatgagtatttaaagagcacctgaatggATCTTTGGTGCTCATTCATAAGCCCTACTAGCGATATCATGTAACATTTGTTTTCTGCTGAGTTCTCGATCCAGTTTGATACACTGTCTCTATCCTAtcctcagatactccagcatctGGGTCCAATCCACCCTTGTCAAGCACTCTCATCAcaagatcaatataacccttccctcccacatagactTCCACTTTTCCATCCTGACTCCTCCATTATGACTCTTCCACTTTTCCATTATGACTCCTCTTATTagtcatttccatcctgggaaaaagtctctgcccGTCTACTTGATTTATACATCTTATCTTCTAcagttctatcaagtcacctctcatcctccttcgctccaaagggaaaagctccAGCTCACTCAACAttccctcataagacatgcagcatcctggtatatttcctctacactctctctaaagcttccacatcctttctatagtgaggtgaccagaactgaacacgatattccaagtatggtctaaccagggttttatacagctgtaacattacctcatggctcttgaactgagtcccctgactaatgaacgaCAGCACACCAATCGCCTTCTTAACCCTATCagcttgtgtggcaactttgagggatgtgAATAGTCCAACTAGCTCTGTTCTCTCACCTTTCCCGCAGTATCCctgatttttcttttctttcagaTACTCGCCTAGCTCCCTTTTGAACACTGCGGTTGAATCTGTTCCCCTGGCGATGCATTCAAACCCAACCACTCGCTGTGCAAGATAAACCTCATTCGTGTCACTTCTGAACAAGTTTCCCACAATAATTTCCAGGTTCTTCATGTCAACGAACATCTGAGTCCTTGACAAATCAAATTAATTTAGCTCTCTGCAGATCTCTGCTCTGGTTCTGTACTTTCAAGGTCTTTGATTTTTCTTTAGGAATAAGAATGTTCTTCTGTGCCGATGTTGCGAAATGCGGGCAATGTGGAATCCTTTTATTTCTGCGCTTTGAGCATTTGTCTCTTGAAGGCATGTGGGCTCTTTGTATTCCATCTCCTTTCTCCTCCCATGCTGTGCCTCATTGATTTTCTCAACCAAGACATTTTACATTGTCTGTTCATTTTAGCAATGTTCTTGCCCTAGATGACATGTCAGACAAATGGTGTAACAATTACTTATTATGTGCAAGGTACTATTATACAGTTGAGCTTTTAATTgaaaggttttttttttctctctttcaaaggtCCCTTCTGGTGTAACTGCagtattgaaaaaaaaacacaacttggACTCCCTCCTACATTGGGTGCAAGAATCATCAAAAACAGAGTCAGGCTCTTCAGACAGGACGATTCTATCTTGAATAGTCCTGGGAAGATTTTAGCCAATTTTGTTTACAGTTATTATAACCTTAATAAATTCTGTAAGGAAAAAGTTAAATGTGATTCCTCCTTGGTATATGCTAAATAAAATGGAAAACTGTAAGACAAAGTGCTTTTAGCTTGGAGTGGGATGGTCTTGGAATGTACAAGGGAGCTGGTCCACAGCAATATTTTGAGAAAGTTAAGGGAGTACGAATTTGGAGCCTTAACTGTGGAAAACTGTGAAAAACATGTTTTTCATTGGAAGGTGAGGTTGTTGTGacaacaagaggataagacgtgacagaataggaccaatcaagtgtgaaaagtgtgtatggaactggaagagatagcagaggtacttaatgagtactttgcttcagtattcactatgcaaaaggatcttggcgattgtagtgatgacttacagcggactgaaaagcttgagcatgtggatattaagaaagaggatgtgctggagcttttggaaagcatcaaattggataagtcaccgggactggacaagatttaccccaggctactgtgggaggcaagggaggagattgctgagcctctggagtTGATCtttcatcatcaatggggactgaagaggttccggaggactggaggattgtggatgttgttccattattcaaagaagggagtagagatagcccaggaaattatagaccagtgagtcttacttcactggttggtaagttgatggagaagattctgagaggcataatatgattaggaatagttagcgtaactttgtgaaaggcaggtcgcgccttatgagcctgactgaattttttgaggatgtgactaaacacattgatgaaggaagagcagtagatgtagtgtgtatggatttcagtaaggcatttgataaggtaccccatgcaaggcttattgagaaagtaaggaggcatgggatccaaggggacattgctttgtggatccagaactggcttgcccacagaaggcaaagagtggttgtagacaggtcatattctgcatggaggtcggtcacaagtggtgtgcctcagggatctgttctgcagCCTTTCCCTActctcgtgatttttataaatgacctggatgaggaagcgaagggatgggttagtaaatttgctgatgacacaaaggttgggggtgttgtggatggtgtggtaggctgtcagagattacagtgggacattgataggatgcaaaactgggctgagaagtggcagatggagttcaacccagataagtgtgagatggttcattttgtaggtcaaatatgatggcagaatacagtgtaGTTAgtcttaatggtaagactcttggcagtgtggaggatcagagggaccttggggtctaagtccataggatattcaaagctgctgcgcaggttggctctgtggttaaggcggcatacggtgcattggccttcatcaatcgtaggattaagtttaagagctgagaggtaatgttgcagctatataggaccctggttagagcCCACTTGGTgtacttttttccttggagcaacagaggatgagaggtgacctgattgaggtgtataagatgatgagaggcattgatcgtgtggatagtcagacgctttttcccagggctgaaatgctagcatgagagggcatatttttaaggtgcttggaagttggtacagagaagttgtcaggggtaagtttttttttttaaacgcagagtggtgagtgcgtggaa
Protein-coding sequences here:
- the LOC140211303 gene encoding uncharacterized protein translates to MEEHITRVRDILMRLPDHGLYVKREKCEFHTAITSSLGSIISNGNLKMDPTKPQAVRDRPQPSSVKQVQQFLGFANFYQKFIGNFSSVAAPLTALTKKSKGSFVWMTKVEAALAELKEWFTSASTLVTPDPDLPFIMEVDTSHIGVAAVLSQ